The following DNA comes from Castanea sativa cultivar Marrone di Chiusa Pesio chromosome 10, ASM4071231v1.
TTAAAACTAAATgattgattaaattatgggtcaTTAGCAAAGGGTCTTGCAcaatttcaaataaaagaagGTTATGGTGGGAATACAATTCTAGATCGATGGATAGATCGATGTATTGTAGATGGTGCCATTCCGGTAGATTGGTGCGACTCTTGAGACAGCCATGGAAACCAACAATAGTCTTGCAGACACTTTTCTCTCTAGTGCGTTTCAGAAACTGACAGATGACTTAGATCAAGTATTTTGATAttggtttttgaaatttatttgttcAAAAATTCCACATCATTAAATAGAATATTCTGTTAGTCACATAAGCAATACCACTAATTTCAGTTAATAAAGGACTAATACtgctcattttttaaacttaaggGACTATCTGTTCACTTATAACTTGAGAGACTAATTGCGCTCACAAAGTAAACTTTAAggaccaatagtgtagtttcgccAATAATATTCTTTTATAATCTTATAAATCCACTTTGTGTCAATAGGAGGAAAACCTTTTCATGAATAAAATGCTTGTAACGTCCATCCATATCGAGAAATGCTatgttttacatatttttttaataataattacaatttttttattatatgccacattttactttttaaaaacataataattaaattttatgcGTAATTTCAAAACTCACCTTATAAGTTCCactattttttaattctaactTTTAATATTGCCTTCTTTTATATCAGttctttaagttttaaaatatctaaattCAGACTTCCGTTATTTTGCCATCCACTGTTGCCGTTAAATCATCAAAATTACGTCGTTTTGTCCTtaatttaagtttaaattttattgcatataAAACCCCCTCTGGGTTAGGGTGGGATTTTGGGGTgggtttctctctttttttttttttttttttgattttacaGGGAGGGATGTTACCGtgtaaggggggggggggtttggactttttttaattaacgtttttttaacaaaataaataattaaacaaaattttaaatttaaatttagggCAAAACTGTAGTTTTGATGATTTAACGGTAATGGTGGATGGCAAGATAATAGAAGTCTGAATTAGgatttttgaaacaaaatgattgaaataaaaGAATGCAAActtaaaaaactgaaataaaaaatagtgtAACTTTGAAGATGAGTTCTGAAATTTGGCCTATTATTTAAAATCAGCCATcattaatttatatatgatgTTATGAGATATTAAATGATGTTACTTTGTATACCTCACAAAATTAATATATCTACCATCAATTAACCTTTGTCTATATTTTTCTCAATGAAAAAAACTAGTCTATTTCAAAGCAAATGAAATTCTGCTACTATGCGacactttttattaattttagatcAAATCCAAAGATCCATAAACTATATGGGTCATTCATGCTCTAGTGATGTACCTTTAATGAATTGTTGTGAAACTTCCAATAGGATAAAGATGATATATACATATAGTTTAGCAAGAAATCAAATGAAATCAAAGACAATTTCCTTCTTGAATTCATTGATCCATGGAGTCCGAGCGCAAAAATGCATGCCACTGATATTTCAGATCATAATACAGAAGCATATCCTTAACAATTCTGTACAGAAAATACTAGTAACATTTCATTTACTCTTAAATCAGCCTTTGGCTATCATACAACAGGGATTTTAGACTATACCAACTCTTAAAAAGCCCTAAATCCCAAGattcttttttatatgtatGATGTCATATTTTCTATGCTAACAAATTAGGTATAATGCACAAGGATGGTTTCTACAACAATCAGTTAGATGCAGTTCAGTCAGTGAGATGAAGTCAACTTTTGTCAGAATCTCCTTCGTGACCTGCCAAGTTGCTGCGTTCTGCAACAGTATTTTTACACTGATGCAATTGCGGTGTAACAAATAACCCCTTTAGACTCTCGCCTGGAGATGGTATTTGATTCACACTATGTCTGGTATCACCCTCAGACAACAGAGTAGATGTCATTGTTGTCAGTGGAGAAGCCTCCACATCACTGCTTCCAACGTGGCTTGCTCCATCTTTCCCAGCACCTGCAACAAGCAATGATTTTTCACCTATTTTGATTTGTAAAAACCGACAAAGAAAGTTTGGAGAAAGAATGAACAAGAACATctccaagaaaaagaaaaggcagaaATATGAGTTTAGCAGCATTGCTGTTTTTCTTTGGATAAGCAACAGCCCTGGGTCACACATCCAGCTGCAGAAAGAAATCTAAAAAAGCAGAAATGGAGAAGAATAACAACCTGCAAGAGTAGTGGTAGTACCAGATACATTTACAGTTGCAGGTGAGGTTCCAGTTCCTTTTTTCATCTTTGACTGCAAAACATAACCAGAGTCCCAAAATATATTAGTCAACTTGAATTCCTCAATTACCCCATATTTGCTCAACTATCCCTTTCGTTTTTCTATGGATGTGATAAGAAGATGTAACCTTGCATGTTTTCACACGTAATGTATATTCTAAAACATTAGGTAGAAAAGCATGTTTAATATTATCAATTAACCCAGCTTCAATTGTAAAAGGATTTGTGCTCCTCTCAGCTTTTAGCTTTACGAGGAAAACAAACGTCTACTCTCAACTCATGCTCCTCTCAACCCATGTCTACTATAAAACTGCTATTTACTTACTCCGTATGCCAACCAAAACCAGTTTAGAATGTTTTAGTATCCATACCTTTGCATTTTCTTCACAATACTTTACAACAGCTGTTATGTTGGCACAACGTCCATGCAATAATGTATAGGCCCACAAGAGAAGCTTCCTTGGAATGCTCAGATCAAGTATTTCAACCCCATCCATGCTTGGCTGAAACTGTGTTCCTGTTGCTAACCGAGATGGAACCAGATTAAGAATGACACCAGATTGAAGCACCACACAGGAGCTCTCCCGATAATAATTGTAAGAAGACTTAAGCAAAGCATTTGCAGTCTCCAAATTTTCTTCAGATGCTTTCTTGATCATTATATTCTTGATTTTAGACAAAACTGGGTACCATTttgtttcaagattttttaattgAGTTGAGTTTTCAAATGCTGAGTTCCACAATTCATTTATTTGAAGATCAACACAAAGCAGATGACTATTTTCCAACCATCCATCTGATGGAACAAGGACTGGAGTCTCACTTGAAAATTCATAAGGTAATGGAGTGATTGATGCCAAGCTTATTATGAGGGATCGACACCAAGCCACAGAAGCATGCCGACAAACTTTAGCACAGTTACTGTTTGACAACTTTGGATTCTTAAAACGCTTTCGAATCTTCTCATTTATTGCTTCAAGAGTTTCCAGCTTTCCATTCCTCTCTAAAGATGTGATATGTTCATGAAGATATCTGCAGTAATGGGAGCACTTGCATTACGCTTGTGAAAATCACCACTATCAATTTAATATGTCAGAACACATGATATTATTGAAAGAACGCATTGcattcaacaataacaaccccatctatttaaaaaaaaggatcagTTAGCTCCAGAAATAGAGGATATGATCAAGGTAACAACGAACAAGTTGTAAAGATATATACAGAAAAGCTTACAAATTTTCAATAGTCAAAAGCAATTCCTCATAAAGAAAATCAGAAAACTTGTTCAATGCAAATTACCCATATAAGCTGCTCTCCGATGTTTCTGGGCTCTTAATCTCGGGCAAACCACAGATTTCTGGCCATAAGTTCCCCTGTTCCATGAACAAAGCAAACAATTTCTCCAGGACATGCTCTGAACTGCTTGCAGAACTAGAGCCAATAGTCTCAGTATGCATTGATGAAATTAGGGCTTTAATATACCTCCCAAGTGCCAAAGGTACAAGATCTTCAATGCACAGTGAAAACTGGGTTTACAATGAAAGTTAGGTACTGGAActagaaaacaaaatcaagttACAAATAGTATCAGTTCAGTTCGATGAGACGTGCAACATTGACATAGATGAGGTCTGGTCACCATTAATAAATTGAAGCATAAGATGGTAACATAGAGGCacatatcttgttttattttattttttaaaacataatgACAAAAAAGTATCAAAATTGAATAAAAGAATCCCTCCTGCCCATGTGCACCTCACCCCTCCCCCCTCCCACAcacatgaaaaagaaataagtaCTTAATGAGAGCAACAGTCACAACAAGTTTCACAACAGTTGAGTTGGTAGGTGTTATCTCATCTAGCCCACTATTGGCATCGATTTATCatctaccattaacaacttgcCACCTTGGCAgttgtgaaatattttgttaacAATTTTTGTGTCCCTAGAGTTATTGTATGATTGGGAAAGCAGCCATTATCAACTTAAATATCTGGCAGTCAATTGAAGAATTGACTTTCTTTTGACTTCCATGAAAACAACTGCAGCATAAAggaattcaaatacatattttaCCAATCACAGATATTTTTCCTCAGCTGATGCAGCCAGTAAGGCTCTTCTTGAAATGTTATGACCTAAGTAAATGCTCTaggtatttatatatatatatataaaagaagaagtaaatacTCTAGGTCAAATTGTTACCCTCTTATCTGCCCGAAGAGATAAATAAGCTCGATCAAGGGTACATATGTCTCCAGTCTCCTCCAACAATTTCAAATAGAACACCATGTACTTCCGAATGCAAGTAATAAATTTTCGAGAGCTCTCTGGTAAGTTGACTTCAAGGACCTTTTTGCTCCCAGCAACACCTGGAGTTTTTCGCCTGATATACAAGAAAGACATATTTAATTAATTGCTATTTACTCCACAAGGAATTCAAAGCTATTTGAcagtataaaatctaaacaaactGGAAAATGTTGGGGGGAAAAACTACTGAATGCAACATAGAAATGGAATAATTCAACTTTGTTTTACAAAACATTTGTGCTTTATTATCCTTTGCTTCAACcatcaaatttaaaatgaaataccATAAGTATTTCAACAGCTTGtctttcaagttttcaaattcATTTAGTAATGAGACTTATTTAtatggaataaaaaatttataattttaccaTATAGTTATTTCATACCACTGCAACTCAAATTTGAAAGccatataaagttataaacaagAACTGTAAGGGATGGCTACAAACTCTCTCTTTCAGCTTTAACTGGTATGATATATTTAATCATGAGCCATCAAAATaattgtgaaataatttattatgatttcattttcttgtttttagatACCTACATATTCGAACAAAGAATACAAACTAGAAATATAGAATTACGGTTTTACCTTCCTTTTTTAACCATGCTATCAATCTCCCACATATTTATTGTAAAGGATGAGCGAGATGATTTGAAGCAGAAAGAAAGTTCATCCTTTGCCCTCTCCAAATCGCCGGTCTCACCCCTTTTATACAGCCCTTGAGCTAGCATATATCTGGCCTTATGAAAATGCTTAAGATCCCCTTCAACACATGTTTCAAGGGCAGAAATACAGTCACTGTAAAGCATGCGCCATACCTCCTCCAATTTAAGTGATTTTTCATGCTTAATCTCATCAGCATTTGCTTCAGTGCCATCCTTGGTATGTACTGGTGAGTGCAAAATTTCAGAACTCATTTTACCAAAGATAATCACGACCGCGTCCCTGACTGACTGACTAAAAGAATATTCTGAAAGAACCTGGAATGGGTCAACAAACAACATGAATACGTTGATGTCTATAAATAGAGATCTTATGCAAATCCAAAACTGGAAGATAGTTAATCATTGAAATAAAATGATTGGCAATGAATAACAAATACAAGCCAGCATGCACAGACATGTGTTgctaaataattcaaaatattcaCTACAGCCCATTAATGAAGTCAGAATCACAATGCAAAGTATTATTGATTATGGAAAAGGAAAACACAATAAGGTTAGTGAAAAGCAAGAGGGGGATTTAAATATTAAGATAAAAATTTAATGagaagaaataaaacaaaaacctttAAAACCTCCGGATTCTGTTTTCCACACGTATAAAGTAACTTCAAGCGTGAAGCATGCATCCTGTAGACAGGGTCCACAGCTAATGGATTCAAAGCAATAGCCTTATCATAATATGACAATGATGTTTCATGTGAGTATCCAAGCTTTTCACAGAGTTTTCCCATATAGAATGCATGGGACCAATCTTGCCTAAGACAAAAGGAAGAAACAAAGGAACTTGGTCAAGTCTATACATCATAACTAcagaaaaaaaccaagaatactccttgagaagagaaaaatatactTGTGCACAGAAGCTTTCTTAAAATGTTTCAATGAGTTCTCACAGAATATCATCCATGCTGCATCCTTTGAGGGTACAACAGAACGCTGATCATAAAATGGCACCACATTCTGAAGGCCATCATAGTATACCAATGCCAATAATTCATGTATCTCACACTGGAGCCATAAATATCTATCAGAATGATCAACCAAAATCCCTGAAAACATTTTAATCAAAGCAGACTGACTAGCAGACATGACTCAGACTCAAATATTATGTGTTCAAGCAACTCAAAAGACGCATGATAAATATTAAATGGCATAACATCCGCCCAAATTAGAAGATTTCAGCATtaaatcatcatcatcctcatcttcttcttctttttttaaaaaatgaatgaagaacGCATCTAGCATAGGAAGATAAGACAATATCTGAAGCGATCTAGTAAGTTCCTATCATTTCATTATCCTaagatattttttaataagtaaatgaatttcatcaaaaaatcaCAAAAGGGAGTGCAACCCTAGTACACAGGACTCATTCTACTAAGATTATGCCATGCAGAAACCTTTGGTGGGACTGAATCTTGTCACATCCCTTTTTTCAGAACCAACCAACATGACTAAAGGATATACCTACAATCCCCAAAatccccttcccccccccccccaaaaaaaccaaaaaaaaaaaaagaatggatgAAGGTGAACCTGCTGAGCTGATGTCTTTGCCAATGccaaactcattaaaaaacACCGCCTGCTCCTCCTTCGGCTTGTCTCTACTCTCTGAGGTAAAGTAGCATTCTTCCTCCATGCTATTACATTAATGTGCTTGCTGCCATCATTTAGCAACAAGTCTACCTCCTGTATGAATTTAACCAAAAAGAATATCCTAAAGAAATCAAACTGTGGCCAGAAAGATTTGAAAACCAGGCCAAATAGTTCTTTACATTTTTACAGCATTCACAGttgaaaattgacattttaCCTCATCATAAATATTTGCAAGCCGTTGCCAACTTTCAAATCGTAGAGGGttatataataaatcatatttgAAGAGGTTTGCATTTTGCTGTACAAATTCCTCCCCTTCCCTTGTTAGTACAAAGCCAGGCCATTTATCAGTTGCACTGATTTCCTCAGACTGAGCCATAAGATAATACAAATTGGAATAGACCTCCAAATATGGCTCAGAGCTgcaatcaattaattatttcaCACAGATAGCtcaacaaaaaatcaactaaattTTCAtggaaatagaaaatatatgCATCCATACCTCCCAACTGACGAGGCCTTGTGCTGATGGAGGCTACCCTCATCAGGAAATATTATCTTCTTCATAGTTTCAAGAAATCCTTCAGAACCAGCATCCTCTGAGAGTTTATCTTCACATAAATCTGGATCATTCAAGAATTTCTCTATTGCACTTCCAGCCAAAACATCTTCTGGTGGATGTGGAAAGTGTTTCCGTATAGCTCTTAATACTCTTCGAAGTTTGACCAATCCAGTTCTCTaaaacatacatatacatatttaatttttaataagttttccCCAACGCTAAAAATTCACATATAGTAAAAGCACAAATAATAGTAAGGAGAATTAAAATCACTGAGAAGACATGGACATATATTATAGGAAACAAAACTTATACAGAAGGTGAcccacagagagagaaagagagagtatgGGTACTCACAGAAGAAGCTTTTGCATAAGGGAGAATATACTGGAAAACATCAGCACACTGTTCTTTGGTCTGGTAATCCCCACGACTAGTATTTTTGTGGGTAACTGGATCATCTTCATAGGAAGAATCAGATCTAAGATTTAGGCCATATAGGCAGAAAAAGCACTGATCTAATGCATTATCAATTTTTAACTCAAGTTCCTCCCTTTCATCTTCAGTAAATTCATTTCCACATTCAATCAATTGATTGCTTGCTTTTTCACCTTTGTTGAACTCTCCATCAGACCCATCACTGCCTCGATTTCCACATTCTACCCCAGCACTCCCCTTATCCAGGGATTTATGAGATGAAATGTCCTTGGAAGTTATCTTATCAGAAATATCCTTCTCCATGATACAGTTCCCATCAATTTGAGTCGGACCCATCCCCACCTCCAGCGTATCTGTTCTTGATTCATTTAGAGAAGTTTTGGCAGGACTATTATTGCAGACCTGCTCATGACATTGAGTCTTTTCCCTATTTAAAGTATTGAAGTTGGATTTAAGCTTCATATCTAAGGCCAAGAGATGCTTTATTGCAAATTTAAGAAACGTTCCTTCCTCCCCATCACTTCCTACACCCGCACAGCAGAGCCCGTACTCAGCAAGCAAGTCATGCATTGCAACAATTAACTCAACCTAAAATAAGAATTCAAAGAAGCAGGAAACATAAACAATCATAACTGTATCACAGATTTTAACAACTCATATAAGTTCATTTTAGAGAAAGAGGAGATATGACTCACTTGAGTTTTAACAGGCCAATTAGGGTTGAGGTGTTGAAGTTTGCAGAATCCAATGGCTGCATCAACAAAGCAGCATCTTTCAGCTTCATCAGCAACTAACAGCCCCGAAGATTTCTTACATAGCAATATGCTTGCAACATTGCACATGACTGACAACAGCAAAGATTGAATATCACCAATGCAGCTCATTGGGACAAGAATGCCATTCTGCAAGCATGATTATAAATTGTACTAATAAATGACCTTTCCAAATTACAGAAAGCATGTGAAAGGACAAAAAAATGCATTCACCATTAATCACTCCATTTTCCCGAAGATAATGAACTCACTAGTTTGCTTTGAAGTTGAATATTTGTCAACCGTTAATCAAAAACCatcaaaccatttttttttttttttgataggtaaaaaaaagtatattcaaAAAAATGCTAGATGCAAATTAGCACCAGcataacaaaaatacaaaaaggatggaaaagcaaaaacataaaaagacattaattacaaagaaagagagataaggaatagaggaagagagtcactagatgtgagtccccaagccctagtcCAATCAAATAGGGAACCAGAAAAGAGAGCCAAcatttggtcctcggatctatCCAAATCCTTAAATGTCTGCCGATTGCACTTCTTCCAAATACACAACATCAAACACAACGGAACTAAGATCCAAAAGTAAGATGAATGCTTTCCCAACTAATTCCActaattaaatagaaaatttgacACCATACATGAGGGAACCCATGAAATCCCAAAAATCCGAAAGACAGAGCACCACCCTACAACCCAATATCTCTGCCAAAGCATGCACATTATTTACCTCCCCTATAGAAACCGTTTCACTTTTAACTAAGTTAACCTTCAAACCAGTCACAGCCTGAAAGCATAGTAGCAGCAATCAAACATGTAGTACTTGCTCCTCCTCtgcatcacaaaacaaaataatataattcgCAAATAGCAAATGTGAAACACATTCCCCTCTACCCCTCCTACATCCGCCCTAAAACCACTAAGTAAACCTGCCCCCTCCATTCTCTTCACCATCCTACTAAACACCTCCATTATAACTAAAAATGATAAGGGAGACAAcggatccccttgtctcaaaCCTCTAGAACTACCAAAGAAGTTAGTTGAGGTCCCATTTACCAACATAGAGAACTACACTGTAGAGATACAGGTTCGAATCCAGCTACACCATTTCTCCCCAAAGCCCATTTTCTTCAATAACCTCAGAAGtgcctcccaattcacattgtcataagctttctcaatatctaacTTACAAATCACCCCCAGAATCTTACTCTTCATTTTGCTATCAACACATTCATTTGCAATGAGAACTGAATCAAGGATCTACCTACCTCCCACAAAACTGTTCTGAGATTCAAATATCAGTTGATCTAACACCATTTGAATGCAAAAGATCCTACCAACCCCTAATGCAGcaagcccccccccccccccccaatcccccaacaaaaaaagaaaagaaaaagaaggcatGGCGACCATGTCATGAAAAGTGTTCAAAATAATCAAAGTTCACCATATGGAGACAGCcaaccctttttatttttaaaatgaaaacaacttGATATGTAAAGCATTGGTGAAGTTTCAGTTACCTCTGAAACTGATTATCTACACTGATGCCtccatgaaagaaaatattcaaagaaaaaaaaaaggaagcataCAACTCATACGCATAGACTTATTAAAAACattcattttaatttcttttttcctccctaatttttttctcttggttttCAAAATGCAGTGAGAGATCCAATGTTTTATAAACATCCAACTGATACAAGCTTTTTCTGCTCCAAATTCTTATTCTGTTAAATCTAAACCTTGAgacttcttttgatttttttttttggttgagaatccTAGACCTTGAGACTTATTTGCTCCAATCATTGTCCTTCTACTGTAATAGGTATTTGTACTTAGGATAAAACTTAGATAGAGTTCCTTAGATGCAATACATTAGGCTCCCCAATTGAATTCAAACACATAGCtacattgaatttaattggctTTAGAACTACACCTAAGgaactgtacctaagttttgccttTTTACTCATCTAGATTTTGTTTTCTAACAATCAATTTATAAggtcaaagattttttttttcttcttttttttgtaaataagtagcataagaaattttattaaaaaaaccaaccaaGTACGCTGGAAGTGCACTATAGTGGCACAACTC
Coding sequences within:
- the LOC142613342 gene encoding calcineurin-binding protein 1, translating into MFAIAAINDTDSKGQWEPLAPTKEAQEFHLTQTYHEGLQKLQAKEYEKARELLECVLRDPLIASAQVDSSASDGHLLQLRFLALKNLATVFLQQGSAHYESALRCYLQAVEIDTKDSVIWNQLGTLSCSMGSLSISRWAFEQGLLCSPNNWNCMEKLLEVLIAIGDEVACLSVAELILRHWPSHSRALHVKNTIEESEPVPFAPRGIDKLEPKHVRLKFRDKRKLTDENLDESVGLKKLKQNIELDLAEVSWAALADALLEILRPLHECGSEMGVGKVYRSGDVRLRIRLPSSSENVMGTVERKGIDLNLVCENMPLSDCDTERASVVKEKEANTLEEQPHERRSSRLRSRKPGKEELDSGTGKDLPKVVIQYLEPFITGGPGTKGAVHASSCSNPLDTEFSDVSKFVTETSKNYGAYHMGHLLLEDMARKGLVYQDAFIKLMELEKLTRHWGKDRTPECSIFLAELYYDLGSSFSDASKLSESMSEASYHLCKIIELNALDYPFHLSCVSGNENCSSSQKFQCTVGISTHGPKNRDSNLDSSFLTNDSSFWVRFFWLSGRLSILDGNKAKAHEEFCISLSLFENKENMNDSPCVVQLPHCKVIKELTIDRLLHEINILKVDFMMEKTLGEMIEREMYMECVNLLAPLLFSTKNVHLDALPSAIADTNSEGITSLELSALDILIKACEKIKPVDAELCLNCHRRKLQILMVATGMDDYLASCKPFHQKLGSKTPSGSDIESKESSSKHWNCLVTEEVKAISDCVSQVKSFIDQSGDPNGILVPMSCIGDIQSLLLSVMCNVASILLCKKSSGLLVADEAERCCFVDAAIGFCKLQHLNPNWPVKTQVELIVAMHDLLAEYGLCCAGVGSDGEEGTFLKFAIKHLLALDMKLKSNFNTLNREKTQCHEQVCNNSPAKTSLNESRTDTLEVGMGPTQIDGNCIMEKDISDKITSKDISSHKSLDKGSAGVECGNRGSDGSDGEFNKGEKASNQLIECGNEFTEDEREELELKIDNALDQCFFCLYGLNLRSDSSYEDDPVTHKNTSRGDYQTKEQCADVFQYILPYAKASSRTGLVKLRRVLRAIRKHFPHPPEDVLAGSAIEKFLNDPDLCEDKLSEDAGSEGFLETMKKIIFPDEGSLHQHKASSVGSSEPYLEVYSNLYYLMAQSEEISATDKWPGFVLTREGEEFVQQNANLFKYDLLYNPLRFESWQRLANIYDEEVDLLLNDGSKHINVIAWRKNATLPQRVETSRRRSRRCFLMSLALAKTSAQQCEIHELLALVYYDGLQNVVPFYDQRSVVPSKDAAWMIFCENSLKHFKKASVHKQDWSHAFYMGKLCEKLGYSHETSLSYYDKAIALNPLAVDPVYRMHASRLKLLYTCGKQNPEVLKVLSEYSFSQSVRDAVVIIFGKMSSEILHSPVHTKDGTEANADEIKHEKSLKLEEVWRMLYSDCISALETCVEGDLKHFHKARYMLAQGLYKRGETGDLERAKDELSFCFKSSRSSFTINMWEIDSMVKKGRRKTPGVAGSKKVLEVNLPESSRKFITCIRKYMVFYLKLLEETGDICTLDRAYLSLRADKRFSLCIEDLVPLALGRYIKALISSMHTETIGSSSASSSEHVLEKLFALFMEQGNLWPEICGLPEIKSPETSESSLYGYLHEHITSLERNGKLETLEAINEKIRKRFKNPKLSNSNCAKVCRHASVAWCRSLIISLASITPLPYEFSSETPVLVPSDGWLENSHLLCVDLQINELWNSAFENSTQLKNLETKWYPVLSKIKNIMIKKASEENLETANALLKSSYNYYRESSCVVLQSGVILNLVPSRLATGTQFQPSMDGVEILDLSIPRKLLLWAYTLLHGRCANITAVVKYCEENAKSKMKKGTGTSPATVNVSGTTTTLAGAGKDGASHVGSSDVEASPLTTMTSTLLSEGDTRHSVNQIPSPGESLKGLFVTPQLHQCKNTVAERSNLAGHEGDSDKS